One Sphingomonas sp. SUN039 genomic window carries:
- a CDS encoding class I adenylate-forming enzyme family protein: MPSELDLRIDRAIGALSVEGGPLPLGSFTLPCGVDVPVIAAAPPTLIGYFAHFCAQHGDADFLVDGDERLSFATVHAEAVKVAHALVGGYGVKKGDRIGIAMRNAPSWVVLYMGILMAGGVATLLNGWWQGGELCDGIAAVDAKLVFADPPRAKRVAECGRETGFEIVLVDVALPLGEAMEPVLARGGADAGLPDVGPDDLATILFTSGSTGQSKGAYSTHRAVVQGTFNYIAMALMMLQIGTEDGTIKEPRPQHAVLMTVPLFHVTGEIPMLLVSFAIGRKMVMMAKWNALEAMKLIEGEKVTNFTGVPLMSWEILNHPERGNYDLSTVQSFAAGGAPRPPEHVRRLNDEMPAPPALGYGLTETNAVGCGSFSSNYLDKPNSTGRASKPLVDVAILDDDGKPQAQGERGEISIRSVANFSGYWNNPTATAACMTADGYFRTGDIGYLDPDGYLFIVDRKKDIIIRGGENISCQEVEAAIYAHPAIAEACVFGLPDERLGEIVGAIVHVHPGEHLSEEALLFFLGEQLAAFKVPARLWFEADPLPKLGTEKIDKVGLRAKYRAVHEAEAKQTA; the protein is encoded by the coding sequence ATGCCGTCCGAACTCGACCTGCGGATCGACCGCGCCATCGGCGCGCTTTCGGTCGAAGGCGGCCCGTTGCCGCTCGGCAGCTTCACGCTTCCCTGCGGGGTCGATGTGCCGGTCATCGCCGCCGCGCCGCCGACGCTCATCGGCTATTTCGCGCATTTCTGCGCCCAGCACGGCGATGCGGATTTTCTGGTCGACGGCGACGAGCGGCTGAGCTTTGCCACAGTCCACGCCGAAGCAGTCAAGGTCGCGCACGCCTTGGTCGGCGGATACGGCGTGAAAAAGGGAGACCGTATCGGCATCGCGATGCGGAATGCGCCGTCTTGGGTCGTGCTCTACATGGGCATATTGATGGCAGGCGGCGTTGCGACCTTGCTCAATGGCTGGTGGCAGGGCGGCGAGCTGTGCGACGGGATCGCGGCGGTCGATGCCAAACTCGTCTTCGCGGATCCGCCGCGTGCCAAGCGGGTCGCCGAATGCGGACGTGAAACCGGGTTCGAGATCGTGCTCGTCGATGTCGCGCTGCCCTTGGGCGAGGCAATGGAACCGGTGCTGGCACGCGGCGGCGCGGACGCGGGGCTCCCTGACGTCGGCCCCGACGATCTGGCCACGATCCTGTTCACCTCCGGGTCCACCGGCCAATCGAAGGGCGCCTATTCGACGCACCGCGCGGTGGTGCAGGGTACGTTCAATTACATCGCGATGGCGCTGATGATGCTCCAGATCGGCACCGAGGACGGGACGATCAAGGAACCGCGTCCGCAACACGCCGTGTTGATGACGGTGCCACTGTTCCACGTGACAGGTGAAATCCCCATGCTGCTCGTCAGCTTCGCCATCGGGCGCAAGATGGTGATGATGGCCAAATGGAACGCGCTCGAGGCAATGAAGCTGATCGAGGGCGAAAAGGTCACCAACTTCACCGGTGTGCCGCTGATGAGCTGGGAAATTCTCAACCACCCCGAACGCGGCAATTACGACCTCTCGACCGTACAGTCGTTCGCGGCGGGTGGCGCGCCGCGTCCGCCCGAGCACGTCCGGCGGTTGAACGACGAAATGCCGGCCCCGCCTGCGCTCGGCTATGGCTTGACCGAGACTAATGCCGTCGGCTGCGGCTCGTTCTCGAGCAATTATCTCGACAAGCCCAACAGCACCGGTCGCGCGTCGAAGCCGCTGGTCGATGTCGCGATCCTTGATGATGACGGCAAGCCGCAAGCGCAGGGCGAACGCGGGGAAATCAGCATCCGCTCGGTCGCCAATTTCAGCGGCTATTGGAACAACCCCACTGCAACGGCAGCGTGCATGACCGCCGACGGCTATTTCCGCACCGGCGACATCGGTTATCTCGATCCCGACGGCTATCTCTTCATCGTCGACCGCAAGAAGGACATCATCATCCGCGGCGGCGAGAATATCAGCTGCCAGGAAGTCGAGGCGGCGATCTACGCGCACCCCGCCATTGCCGAGGCGTGCGTGTTCGGCCTGCCCGACGAACGGCTCGGTGAAATTGTCGGGGCCATCGTGCACGTCCATCCCGGCGAGCATCTGAGCGAAGAAGCGCTGCTGTTCTTCCTCGGCGAACAGCTGGCGGCGTTCAAAGTGCCCGCGCGGCTGTGGTTCGAGGCCGACCCCCTGCCCAAACTCGGCACCGAAAAGATCGACAAGGTCGGGCTGCGCGCGAAATACCGTGCGGTGCACGAAGCCGAGGCGAAACAGACGGCCTGA
- the lgt gene encoding prolipoprotein diacylglyceryl transferase: MLHEFALSVVASAGAVASAASAGAIRFTDLGLDPVVFRIGWFALRWYSLAYIAGIVLGWWYLSKLLKQPGAPMAQRHADDFVFYATLGIILGGRLGYVLFYKPEMLGTPTDIIKLWEGGMSFHGGLIGLVAAILYFAWKNKLPLLRVLDYVGCATPFGEFFVRLANFVNGELWGRPTDLPWGIVFPGGGDVARHPSQLYEAGLEGLGLGLLLWWLFWKTDARYYPGRLAGAGLTFYALVRFGLERVRAPDAGLEHLSWGLTMGQTLSLPVLLVGLWLLTTSKGRRHRIEPIAGNASVA, translated from the coding sequence TTGCTGCACGAATTTGCATTGAGTGTTGTTGCAAGTGCGGGTGCCGTAGCGTCGGCAGCCTCGGCGGGCGCGATCCGCTTTACCGATCTCGGCCTCGATCCGGTGGTATTCCGCATCGGCTGGTTCGCGCTGCGCTGGTACAGCCTGGCCTATATCGCCGGAATCGTGCTGGGCTGGTGGTATCTGTCGAAGTTGCTCAAACAGCCGGGCGCACCGATGGCGCAGCGCCACGCCGACGATTTCGTCTTTTATGCGACGCTCGGCATCATCCTCGGCGGGCGGCTGGGCTATGTCTTGTTCTACAAGCCCGAAATGCTTGGCACGCCGACCGATATCATCAAGCTGTGGGAGGGCGGTATGTCGTTCCACGGCGGGCTGATCGGGCTGGTGGCGGCGATCCTGTATTTTGCCTGGAAGAACAAGCTGCCGCTGCTGCGTGTGCTCGATTATGTCGGCTGTGCGACGCCCTTCGGCGAGTTCTTCGTACGCCTCGCCAATTTCGTGAACGGCGAGCTGTGGGGCCGTCCGACCGACCTGCCGTGGGGCATCGTCTTTCCGGGCGGCGGAGATGTCGCGCGACACCCCAGCCAACTTTACGAAGCGGGTCTGGAGGGGCTTGGTCTGGGGCTGCTGCTGTGGTGGCTCTTCTGGAAGACCGATGCGCGTTACTATCCGGGGCGGCTGGCCGGGGCGGGGCTGACCTTTTACGCGCTGGTCCGCTTCGGGCTGGAGCGGGTACGCGCGCCCGATGCGGGCCTCGAGCATCTGTCGTGGGGGCTGACGATGGGGCAGACCCTGTCGTTGCCGGTGCTGCTGGTCGGGCTGTGGTTGCTGACGACGTCGAAGGGGCGGCGTCACCGGATAGAGCCGATTGCCGGAAACGCGAGCGTCGCGTGA